Part of the Sphaerochaeta associata genome is shown below.
CTTCCTCCCCTGCCTTGATCAGGTCGCAGGGATCGTACTCATAACTTACCGCCACCGGGACTATGCGACAGCTGTTGATCACTTCACTGAAGCTTCTTCCCTTTGATTTCTGGGAGAGATGGAGCATCTTGATGATCGCCGGGGTGGTGATGTCAAGCCCGTCCTTTGCTCGACCGCTTTTCTGAGCCACCCAGATAGACTTGTTCTCTTCTGAAATCAACTCAACAAAATAGGAGCTCAGGCGGATAGACTCCAGATACTTCTCGCGCATCGGCAGGGTCCGCCTGACGGTGACTCCTCCGTTGAGCTTGAAAAGGTCGGTGACGAATTGATTGGTCAACAGGTTGTCCCCGATGGCCATTTCACATGGCATGCGATCCCCTTTCAACAAAGCCAGGTCGATGAGGGCGCAGTCGAGTACGATATCCCTATGGTTACTCATGAACAGATAGGCCAGATCCTTGCTTGTATGTTCGGTACCACTGAACGAGAAGGTGTTTACACTCTTTTGAATGATGATGGGCAGGAATATGCCAGCAGTGATACGCTGTTGGAAATCGTCGTAGGTTTCAACCTTTTCCAAGATACCTGCAATGTAGGCGGCGCTGTCAGACAGTTTTTTCTGCTGTTCCGCAGTTTCGGCGGGACCAAGGGATGCCAGCATCTTATACATGGCATCCTTGTTCTCAAGAACGCGCTTTATGGCGTCACGAACATCCTGCCCCCGATAGGGGGCGATATCCTTATACTTTGTTACATCCATTGCTCAACCCTTTTGTGCGTCCAGGATTGACTTCATGTACTGCACGCGCTCCCATTTCGCTGGATCGGGCATACGCTCCTGTGCGAGTTTTCCATTGAAGTCGGAAATCTTGGAGTAGGAGTGTGAATCCATCCACTGTGCTAACTCCGATTCTATCTTGGCTACAGAGGAGAGCCCCTGCTTCAGAAGCACGGAGCACAGCTGAACGGCCTTGGCCCCGGCAAGCAACTGCTTGACTACAGTGCCGCCATTATAAATTCCGGTGGAGGCGCAAATATCGTAGCGAACCTCATCGCTCATCAGAGCGGTCCACCTCAAGGAAAGTGCATATTCGTCCTTGCTGCTGAGCATCTGCGCAGGCACCAAGGCTAGTTTATCGATGTCGATGTCCGGGCTGTAGAATCTATTGAACAGGACCACCCCATCGATGGAAAGCTCGTCGAAGCGACGAAGCATGTTTGCCAGGGATGAAAAGGAGGGTCCCATCTTCAGGCTCAGGGGAAGCTTGATCTGTTTACGGGCGGTCTTGACCAAGGAAAGATACTCTTTCTCGATGGCGGTTCCGTCGACCTCAACATCTGCGGCAACCACATAATGGTTGAGCTCGATGGCATCGGCGCCACAGGCTGCAAAACGATTGGCATACTCGATCCAGCTGCCGCTCTGACGACAGTTGATCGATGCGATGACAGGAATCTCCAATGTACGTTTTGCATCCTCGAGCAGGGTCAAATACGCATCAATGTGCCGCTCCATGCTTGCACTCTTCACAAAACCGTACGCATCCGCATGGGCAAGGTAATCCTGCGCTCCATCAACAACAGAATCGCTGTCCAGGTCAATCTGCTCTTCAAAAATGGATTTCAATACTACAGCAGAAAGACCTGCGTCCTCACAACGCTTGAGGTTGTCCAGTGATGCGGTCAGGGGGCTGCTTCCTGCAATAAGGGGGTTCTTCAACTTCAATCCAAGATATGATGTAGACAGGTCTGCCATTCTTCTCTCCTCAACTCATACAACTAAGCAGTGCCCTCCGGCACAGTCGAAATCACTATACCATGTTTATTACTCTTTCTCCAGTGAGCTTGCTCATTCTTGACACCAGGGCAAACAAAAAGGGTGCCCGAAGGACACCCCGCATCCGTAAAACGCACTTCTACAGGATATAAGGAATCCTGAAGTTATGGGATTGGTATACAACGAAGGTTTCAACTTCGGAAATCTCACTAATTTTATCAAGCTCAAACTTGAAAAAATCGAGCAGGCTCAAGCCTTCCTCCTCACTGAGTACCAACTGGACGATAAGATCGTAGCGACCGGTAACCACAGCAGCGGAGATTACGCCACGTAGTTCAGAAAACTCCTTGGCTTTCCGTTCCAGATCCAGCGTCTTGAGCTTCACACCCATCATCACCACCTGGAGACCCGGAATGGTTTCAGGGTTGATCAAGCCGGAAATCTGCAATACCCCCTCATCGATCAACTTATTGACTCGGGAGCGAACAGTATTCTCTGTGATGCTGAGCTCTTCAGCGATGGCACTGAAAGGCTTGCGTCCATCACACAGTTGTCTGATAATCGCCTTGTTCGTCTCGTCCATCTTAGCTTTCATATCGTATCACCCATTCTTCCTTTCGAATTCCTTCATGAACTGAGCCAGTGCAACCACATCCTCGACCGGCAGTGCGTTGTACAGGCTTGCACGCAGACCGCCGACGGACCGGTGGCCTTTCAGTCCAAGCATTCCCTGTTTCTTGGCTTCACCAAGGAATTTCTCCTCAAGCTCTTCGCTGGGAAGACGGAACACAAGGTTCATCTTCGAGCGGAAGGCGGGATCGACAGGGCTGTGGAAGAAGGAAGAGGAGTCGATGACATCATAGATGAGCTTGCTCTTCTCGATGGCACGCTGTTGCATGCCCGCAGTCCCGCCGTTGGCCTTGATCCACTCAAGCACGAGCTTAACCGCCCAGATGGAGAAAACCGGTGGAGTGTTGTACAACCCCTTCTCCTTGCTGTGCAGGCTGTAGTCCATGTAGGCGGTAAGGTTGGAGTTCTGCCTCTCGAGCATGGACTTCTTCATGATGATGAAGGTAGCCCCTGCGGGTCCCAGGTTCTTCTGCACACCACCGTAGATCATGGAGAACTTGTCAACGGGAACCGGCCGACTGAAAATATCACTGGACATATCGGCAATGAGAGGAACAGAGCCGGTATCCGGCCAGTCCTGCCATTCGATGCCCCCGATGGTCTCGTTCGAGCAGAGATAGAGATAGCTGGAATCCTTGCTCGGCTTGACGGTCTTCGCATCGGGAAGGGTTGTATACTTGTTTGCCTTGCCGTCGTAGTAATAGTGTACATTGCCAAGAAGGGCTGCATCATCGGCAGCCTTGTTCGCCCAGGTGCCGCTGCGGATGTAATCGGCCACAGTCCCGGGTCGGAGGAAGTTCATCGGAATCATGGTGAACTGCAAGGTGGCACCGCCGCCGAGGAAATAGACATCGTACTCGTCGCTTATGCCAAGCAGCTCCTTGAAAAGGGCAAGACACTCATCGTACATATCCTCGAACATGCCACCGCGGTGACTTGCTTCAATCATTGACAACCCTTGGCCGTTGTATTCAACCATTTGGTCCCGAAGCTTTTCCAACACCTCAACCGGCATTACCGAGGGGCCGGCAAAATAATTCTTTTTACGTTCCATCAGATTTTTCCTCCCTTCTTCAACTCATCCATGATTTCACATACCTCATCGCTGATACGACCGAGGTTCTCTTCGCTATTGGCTCCGGCATGCGGGGTGAGCGTCACCCGCTCGGACTTAAGGATCGGATAGTCTTCACTGGGTGGATCGGTGGGATAGACATCGGTGCAGTACCAAGCGACGGTTCCCTTCTCAAGGGCCGCGACCATGTCATCGGCATCCACACACAGACCGCGGCCGGTGTTGATGACCACCGGTTGCTTTTTACAGTGGGCGATCAGTTTCTCGTTCACCATGCCCCGAGTCTCATCGGTCAAGGGAAGGTGCAGCGAGATATAATCCGCATCAGCGACTGCTTCCTCGGCAGTGGGGACCATTCGGGCCAAGGGGG
Proteins encoded:
- a CDS encoding 1-acyl-sn-glycerol-3-phosphate acyltransferase, which codes for MDVTKYKDIAPYRGQDVRDAIKRVLENKDAMYKMLASLGPAETAEQQKKLSDSAAYIAGILEKVETYDDFQQRITAGIFLPIIIQKSVNTFSFSGTEHTSKDLAYLFMSNHRDIVLDCALIDLALLKGDRMPCEMAIGDNLLTNQFVTDLFKLNGGVTVRRTLPMREKYLESIRLSSYFVELISEENKSIWVAQKSGRAKDGLDITTPAIIKMLHLSQKSKGRSFSEVINSCRIVPVAVSYEYDPCDLIKAGEEVARIKSGEHTKKRYEDLISISRGMKGYKGNVHIAFGKPIQGEFENSDQVAQEVDRQIHQLYRLWPTNLFAYDYLEGTNTFASSYQDFDSEAFLYRFKGAREDVRLYALNAYANPVRSFLASQA
- a CDS encoding dihydroorotate dehydrogenase-like protein, with product MADLSTSYLGLKLKNPLIAGSSPLTASLDNLKRCEDAGLSAVVLKSIFEEQIDLDSDSVVDGAQDYLAHADAYGFVKSASMERHIDAYLTLLEDAKRTLEIPVIASINCRQSGSWIEYANRFAACGADAIELNHYVVAADVEVDGTAIEKEYLSLVKTARKQIKLPLSLKMGPSFSSLANMLRRFDELSIDGVVLFNRFYSPDIDIDKLALVPAQMLSSKDEYALSLRWTALMSDEVRYDICASTGIYNGGTVVKQLLAGAKAVQLCSVLLKQGLSSVAKIESELAQWMDSHSYSKISDFNGKLAQERMPDPAKWERVQYMKSILDAQKG
- a CDS encoding Lrp/AsnC family transcriptional regulator, translated to MKAKMDETNKAIIRQLCDGRKPFSAIAEELSITENTVRSRVNKLIDEGVLQISGLINPETIPGLQVVMMGVKLKTLDLERKAKEFSELRGVISAAVVTGRYDLIVQLVLSEEEGLSLLDFFKFELDKISEISEVETFVVYQSHNFRIPYIL
- the serC gene encoding 3-phosphoserine/phosphohydroxythreonine transaminase produces the protein MERKKNYFAGPSVMPVEVLEKLRDQMVEYNGQGLSMIEASHRGGMFEDMYDECLALFKELLGISDEYDVYFLGGGATLQFTMIPMNFLRPGTVADYIRSGTWANKAADDAALLGNVHYYYDGKANKYTTLPDAKTVKPSKDSSYLYLCSNETIGGIEWQDWPDTGSVPLIADMSSDIFSRPVPVDKFSMIYGGVQKNLGPAGATFIIMKKSMLERQNSNLTAYMDYSLHSKEKGLYNTPPVFSIWAVKLVLEWIKANGGTAGMQQRAIEKSKLIYDVIDSSSFFHSPVDPAFRSKMNLVFRLPSEELEEKFLGEAKKQGMLGLKGHRSVGGLRASLYNALPVEDVVALAQFMKEFERKNG